Proteins encoded within one genomic window of Magnetococcales bacterium:
- a CDS encoding DUF4080 domain-containing protein — MVTILLTTLNARYHHASLGLRCLLANMAELREQTALLEFDLEQTPRDMAEGILAHRPRILGLGVYIWNVALIASLVRLLKRLQPELRIILGGPEASHEIECQPWMNQADYIVRGEGETLFPALCRAILHDTPPAERLLGPQEANLATLALPYDEYSDADLAHRHVYVESSRGCPFTCAFCLSALDRKVRSFPLPAFLQAMARLMDRGARQFRFVDRTFNLSLEHSLAILDFFRRQLADHPDLFLHFEMIPDHFPARLRETVEAFPPGTLQFEVGLQSFDATVQERIARKQDLAATEANLLWLRRKTGVHLHVDLIIGLPGEDATGFAAGFDRLWRLAPHEIQLGLLKRLRGTPLTASETAFGMVFNPDPPYDLLANDRLDFATVQGLKRLARFWDLLGNSGRFPTTLPLLLAPPGSPFERFRMLTEALHRAAGTSHGIALRRLCQLIQQQAPEVLGLDPERVRESLTRDYLRNQPKEKGTFLDPPTERAVGTAAGPPARQKRHGAP, encoded by the coding sequence ATGGTCACCATTCTGCTCACCACCCTCAATGCGCGTTATCACCATGCCTCCCTCGGCCTGCGCTGCCTGCTGGCCAACATGGCCGAACTGCGCGAACAAACCGCCCTGCTGGAGTTCGACCTCGAACAGACCCCACGGGACATGGCGGAAGGCATTCTGGCCCATCGACCCCGCATTCTGGGCCTCGGGGTCTATATCTGGAACGTGGCGCTCATCGCCTCGCTGGTGCGCCTGTTGAAGCGCCTGCAACCGGAACTGCGGATCATACTCGGAGGTCCCGAGGCAAGTCACGAAATCGAATGCCAACCCTGGATGAATCAGGCCGACTACATCGTGCGCGGCGAGGGAGAGACCCTTTTCCCCGCCCTTTGCCGGGCCATTCTGCACGACACCCCGCCCGCCGAACGGCTGCTGGGACCACAAGAGGCCAACCTCGCCACCCTGGCGCTGCCCTACGACGAATACAGCGATGCCGACCTGGCCCACCGGCATGTTTACGTCGAATCCTCCCGGGGCTGCCCCTTCACCTGCGCCTTCTGCCTCTCGGCCCTGGATCGCAAAGTGCGCTCCTTTCCACTGCCCGCCTTTTTGCAAGCCATGGCGCGGCTTATGGACCGCGGCGCCCGGCAGTTCCGCTTCGTGGACCGCACCTTCAACCTCTCCCTGGAACACAGTCTGGCCATCCTCGACTTCTTCCGGCGGCAACTTGCCGATCATCCCGATCTCTTCCTCCATTTCGAGATGATTCCGGACCACTTCCCCGCCCGACTGCGGGAAACGGTAGAGGCCTTTCCGCCGGGAACCCTGCAATTCGAGGTGGGGTTGCAAAGTTTCGATGCCACGGTTCAAGAACGCATCGCCCGCAAACAGGATCTGGCCGCCACCGAGGCCAATCTGCTCTGGCTGCGGCGGAAGACGGGGGTGCATCTCCATGTCGATCTGATCATCGGTCTGCCGGGCGAGGATGCGACCGGCTTCGCGGCGGGGTTCGATCGTCTCTGGCGCCTGGCCCCCCACGAAATTCAACTGGGCCTGCTGAAACGCCTGCGCGGAACCCCGTTGACCGCTTCGGAAACAGCCTTCGGGATGGTGTTCAACCCCGATCCCCCTTACGACCTGCTGGCTAACGACCGCCTCGATTTCGCCACCGTGCAGGGATTGAAGCGTCTGGCCCGCTTCTGGGATCTGCTGGGCAACTCGGGACGTTTCCCCACTACGCTACCGCTGCTGCTCGCGCCTCCCGGATCGCCCTTCGAACGGTTCCGGATGCTGACCGAAGCCTTGCACCGCGCTGCCGGAACCAGCCACGGCATCGCCCTGCGCCGGTTGTGCCAGTTGATCCAACAGCAAGCGCCCGAGGTGCTGGGTCTCGACCCGGAGAGAGTGCGGGAGAGTTTGACTCGTGACTATCTGCGCAATCAACCGAAGGAGAAGGGCACCTTTCTCGACCCACCGACGGAAAGGGCTGTCGGCACCGCCGCAGGTCCACCCGCCAGACAGAAAAGACATGGCGCGCCATGA
- a CDS encoding RNA methyltransferase, producing MPGWREVDLDSPQDARLQPYRLRWQGGREPEDGLFLCEGDLTVQRLLHSGVEVHSLLVTDKQLPRLPACGEREIPLMRLPQEWLPLLAGRGYKSGLYGLGRRPRIPLLREWYPAATGMTLVCLPKITTPRNVGAILRVAAGFGVTGVILGEACSDPFHRLAVRAAMGAGLNLSLARSANMAEDLAWLAEGEGFRCLAAVVQGTTQSLYEFRRERGDRVALVLGNEYEGVEEGCLRHCAEGVTIPMAEGVDSFNVATAAAILLYELMRPASVDV from the coding sequence ATGCCGGGATGGCGCGAGGTGGACCTCGATTCGCCGCAGGATGCCCGTCTGCAGCCGTATCGCTTGCGTTGGCAGGGGGGACGGGAGCCGGAGGACGGGTTGTTCCTTTGCGAAGGGGATTTGACCGTGCAGCGGCTGTTGCACAGTGGTGTGGAGGTCCATTCCCTGCTGGTTACGGACAAACAGTTGCCGCGTTTGCCGGCGTGCGGGGAACGGGAGATTCCCCTGATGCGTTTGCCGCAGGAGTGGCTGCCGTTGTTGGCGGGGCGGGGCTACAAGAGTGGTTTGTACGGCTTGGGACGACGCCCCCGGATTCCGTTGCTTCGGGAGTGGTACCCTGCGGCGACGGGCATGACGCTGGTTTGTCTGCCCAAGATCACCACTCCCCGCAACGTGGGGGCTATTTTGCGCGTGGCGGCGGGTTTCGGGGTGACGGGGGTGATTTTGGGAGAGGCTTGTTCCGATCCGTTTCATCGCCTGGCGGTGCGGGCGGCCATGGGGGCGGGATTGAACCTGTCGTTGGCGCGTTCGGCCAACATGGCGGAGGATCTGGCCTGGCTGGCGGAAGGGGAGGGTTTTCGCTGTCTGGCGGCGGTGGTGCAGGGGACGACGCAGTCTCTTTATGAATTCCGTCGCGAGAGGGGGGATCGGGTGGCGTTGGTTTTGGGTAACGAGTACGAAGGGGTGGAGGAGGGCTGTTTGCGGCACTGTGCCGAGGGTGTGACCATTCCCATGGCGGAGGGGGTGGATTCCTTCAACGTGGCCACGGCGGCGGCGATTCTGCTTTATGAGCTGATGCGCCCCGCATCCGTTGACGTTTAA